GCGACCAGGGGTACGGCCGCCAGGTGTTCTTCGCCCAACTGACGGGCTTTGATACGCATAGCAACCAAGCAGAGTCCCACCCAGCACTATTGCGAGAGCTGAGCCTCGGACTTGATAAGTTCCACAAGGCCATGGGCGACCTAGCCCTTGGGGATAACGTGCTGGCGTACACCCTGTCGGACTTTGGCCGCACCTTGAGCAACAATGGCGATGGCACCGATCACGGGTGGGGCACCCATCAATTGGTGCTCGGCGGCGGCATGCGCACATCGGCCATGGTGGGGGCGGCCCCTAACCTAGCCTTGGGATCGGACGATGACATCTCGGACAAGGGCCGCGTGATCCCTACGCTTGCGAACGACCAGCTGACGGCGACCGCGGCCGATTGGTTCGGGGTTGAAGGCGCGGATCTACAGGCCCTCCTGCCCAACCTCGGCAACTTCGCCCGCGACCCGATGGACGCGACCACCGCCCTACTCAACGACCTACTCACCTAGGGCACAGCCCAGCTGCCTCACGCAACTCAACCGGTGACTGGGCCACCCAGTAGAACTGGTGGAACCCGCCCCATCCGGCGAGGTTGCCACCGCCGTGGTAGCGATCAGCCCAGGATCGCGTCCCCAGCAGTGAACTCTCACCTTTCGCTCGAGCCACAGAGCGGCATAAACTGCAATATTGACAGGGAGTTACCGCCGCGTTTGGACACGCTGAGATGACTGTGGCTCTCCCACCATCACTCGATGCCCACCATCCTGGTACTCTTGCGCCGGTCAAATGCGCAGGGCAAATAGTGATCGGCCGCCGCGCAACCTCGCCATGCATTAGGAGATCCCATGCCCAGTCTTACCCTGAACAACGCCAAGCTCCTTCCGCTGCTCAGCGCCCTGTTGATGCTCGCGACAGCCATCCCTGCCGACGCGCAGACACCGAACGACATGGGTGCGGCCATGATGGCCGGCGAGCTGCCCGATCCGATAGTACTATCGGAAAGGGACGTCACTGGTCTTCTCAAGGTCGCTAAAGAGCTTCAAGCGCTCGGTGTGAAGCTAGACGACAACCCCGGTGGCCCGGATTTCGCGGAGCGACTCGCCGGCCAGGAAGAGGCGAAGGCCATCCTGAAGCGCCACAACTTCACTCCTCAGCGCGTACAAACCGTGGCATACAGCGTTGGGCTCGCAATGGCCGCCGCCGACGGCAGTCTCGAAGAGTCCAGCGCGCAGATGGCGGAGATGCAACGCATGAAGGACTCCATGCCACCTGAGCAGTGGGCTCAGATGGAGAAGATGATGGGGCCAGCCATGAAGATGATGCAGCAGGCGATGAACCAGCCTAAGAGTAACATTGCCCTCGTGCGCAAGTACGAGGACGAATTGAACTCACTGCAAGACTGACAGCGGGCGAAGAACCTGTCATGAGGCTGAAACGAAGGCAATTCGTTGGCGCTGGAGTCGCCGCCCTCACCCTCTCTTCACGCCTGCTGCGCGGCCAGACCCGACCGCGCATCGTCGTCGTTGGTGGCGGCGCGGGTGGCGCTACGGCCGCCCTTGCCCTATCGCGCGAGTCGACGGATTCCGTGGACGTGGTGTTGGTAGAACCCACGCGTACCTATCACAGCTGCTTCTACTCGAACCTCTACCTCGGCGGCTTCCGCCAACACGACAGCCTGGCCCACAGCTACACACGCCTCGCTTCGCAGTACGGCGTTAACGTGGTCCACGACTGGGTAGTTGGCATCGAACGCGAGGCACGCGAGGTGAGGCTTGCGAGCGGCGGTACCATCGCCTACGACAGGCTGGTCTTGAGTCCCGGCATCGACTTTGTGCCAGGCTCAGTACCAGGTTGGGATCTGAGCGCCCAGAGCAAGATGCCTCACGCCTACAAGGGCGGTACGCAGCTGGCGCTTCTGCGCAGCCAAGTGCTGGCGATGAAACCAGGTGGCGTGTTTGCGCTGATCGCACCGCCTAACCCTTACCGCTGCCCCCCGGGGCCCTACGAACGTGTGTCGATGCTCGCGCGTACGCTCCAGGCAACCAACCCCAGCGCAAAGCTGCTGATCGTGGATCCGAAGACGCGCTTCGCCAAGCAGGCTCTGTTCGAGGAGAGCTGGGCCCGTCACTACCCGGGGATGATCGAACGCATAGATGCGGACGCCGGTGGTGCGAAGGTGGAGGTCCGTCCCGAGCGGATGGAACTGGTGATCGATGGCAGCGTACAAGCCGTCGACGTGTGCAACGTGATACCCGCACAACAGGCGGGAAGGATCTGCAGCGCCGCGGGGTTGACGGTGGCGACCGGTTGGGCCCCCGTCGTCCCGGCCAGCATGCGCAGTCGCGCTGACGAGAACATCTACATCTTGGGCGACGCCTCTCAGCAAGGCGATATGCCGAAGTCAGCATTCTCGGCCAACAGCCAGGCCAAGGTCGCGGTGCGCGCCATACTGGCCTCGCTCACCGACTCACCGCTGCCGCGCGCGAGCTACGCCAACACTTGCTGGTCGCTCGTCGCCGAGGACGACAGCGTGAAGATCGGTGCCACCTACACGGCCACACCCGAAAAGATCACCAAGGTCTCCGGCTTCGTCTCAGACACGGGCGAACCCGAGGCAACGCGACGCGCCAACTACCTCGAAAGCGTCGGTTGGTACGCTGGCATTACTGCGGAGATGTTCGGCGGCCCCTAGGCCTGCACTGAGTCTACCGGGGCCCGGGGCCAACGTTCTCGCAGTGCCTCGCTCGCGTGATGGGCTATAGCCAGGCAAGGCCTCGTCATCGGACCGCGTCTCTTAATCCTACTGTAAAGCGAAAAACCCACACCCTTATGCAATAACGGGCTGTGGGTTTTCTCTATGCCGTCCGATAGCCGAACACTGAGAAGGAGCGATCGCCGCGAGCGCTTCGCCCAGTGCACATCCGGTGCCCTCAAGGGCCCGACGTATCGAGATCGAGCATATGAGCGACCAAAACGAAAACCAGGGACAGCCCAAACGCGGCCCCGAGACGATCGACTCTGCCTTGGACCGCGAGGTGGGTCAGCAGGGGGGTGAACGGCGCCGAGAGGACGCGCAGGAAGTAAAGATCGACAGCGACAGCTCCGATCAAGCCGGACAGGCGCCTCGAGCCGGCGGCTACGGCTCACCGGAGTTCGCGGCCGATGGCGATCGCGAAGGCACGGGCAATCGCCAAGCCACCAGCGCAGTCGTGGACGAGCAGCAGGTAGGCGCCCGCACCGTTTCGCTCGACGACACGCAGGTGTTTTCGAGCGGCGCTGAAGCGCGCCGCGACACCGCTGCAACGCTCACCGAGTCACCCCAGAGCGACGGCGAGTCGCCCGCCGCCGTCGGTCAGTCACCCGTGGCACAAGGTAGCCAAAGTAGGCCCACGACGCCGCCCGCGCATGCGATGCAGCATGACACGGAACCACCCGAGCCGGTCGTCGCTGACAACAACCCGGACGCGCCCAGCGGTAGGTTCATTCCCGTCGAGCCCGCGCCCGCCCATAATGACGGTACCGAGGCGCAAAGACCCGCCTCATCTGAGGACGAAGACGCGCAAGAGGCCGCCAACGAGCAAGCCTCGAATGCCAACGACGAGCCGCAGGCGGCGTCCGACGTGGACGGCGCGGCCATCGCAATATCCGACGGTGCAGGCGCCGCCGATGAGATCAGCGAAGACGCTAATCACGGTGATCGCGTGGGGATTGTCGCTACCGCCCCGAGCGGCAGCGACGGTGTGGTGACC
The sequence above is a segment of the Pseudomonadota bacterium genome. Coding sequences within it:
- a CDS encoding NAD(P)/FAD-dependent oxidoreductase, which produces MRLKRRQFVGAGVAALTLSSRLLRGQTRPRIVVVGGGAGGATAALALSRESTDSVDVVLVEPTRTYHSCFYSNLYLGGFRQHDSLAHSYTRLASQYGVNVVHDWVVGIEREAREVRLASGGTIAYDRLVLSPGIDFVPGSVPGWDLSAQSKMPHAYKGGTQLALLRSQVLAMKPGGVFALIAPPNPYRCPPGPYERVSMLARTLQATNPSAKLLIVDPKTRFAKQALFEESWARHYPGMIERIDADAGGAKVEVRPERMELVIDGSVQAVDVCNVIPAQQAGRICSAAGLTVATGWAPVVPASMRSRADENIYILGDASQQGDMPKSAFSANSQAKVAVRAILASLTDSPLPRASYANTCWSLVAEDDSVKIGATYTATPEKITKVSGFVSDTGEPEATRRANYLESVGWYAGITAEMFGGP